The following proteins come from a genomic window of Mammaliicoccus sp. Marseille-Q6498:
- the hutG gene encoding formimidoylglutamase, which yields MYREVKTDEWTGRTDSTSLRSAFRFHQIIETIDMEHQDIEPNKEFDNQINMALIGFECDEGVARNNGRTGAVDGPKHFRKSLSPLPIHNEYLHLTDYGNVVCHKTKLEEAQAELGDKVSQILQHNQYTVIIGGGHEVLYGHYLGVRKANKNKKIGIINIDAHFDMRDYDEKPSSGTMFKQILDQDDQVGYFVLGIQKNGNTKALFERAEEYGVQYIREEELRSHLSIETITSLNSFIEEYDEIMITLCTDSIDVCYAPAVSAPCIMGLQPQIVQSILQLVTHSNKSTSISIAELSPRFDIDNRTSRLLANIASNIYHDQAEVIQSQWES from the coding sequence ATGTATAGAGAGGTTAAAACGGATGAATGGACAGGTAGAACAGACAGTACATCTTTACGTTCTGCGTTTAGATTTCACCAAATTATTGAAACGATTGATATGGAACATCAAGATATCGAACCTAACAAAGAATTCGACAATCAAATCAATATGGCACTAATAGGATTCGAATGCGACGAAGGAGTTGCAAGAAACAATGGTAGAACTGGCGCTGTTGATGGCCCTAAACATTTTAGAAAGTCTTTAAGTCCACTACCGATTCATAATGAATATTTGCATTTAACGGATTACGGTAATGTCGTTTGTCATAAAACGAAACTAGAAGAAGCTCAAGCAGAATTAGGAGATAAAGTCTCTCAAATATTACAACATAACCAATATACAGTTATTATTGGGGGCGGACACGAAGTTTTGTATGGTCATTATCTAGGCGTTAGAAAAGCAAATAAAAATAAAAAAATAGGTATCATTAATATCGATGCACATTTTGATATGAGAGATTATGATGAAAAACCATCTTCCGGTACAATGTTCAAGCAAATATTAGATCAAGATGATCAAGTCGGTTATTTCGTATTAGGCATTCAAAAAAATGGTAATACAAAAGCACTTTTCGAACGAGCTGAAGAATATGGTGTTCAATACATACGTGAAGAAGAATTAAGAAGTCATCTATCTATTGAAACAATTACTTCACTTAACTCTTTTATTGAAGAATATGATGAAATCATGATTACACTTTGTACTGATTCAATTGATGTATGTTACGCTCCAGCAGTCAGCGCGCCATGCATTATGGGATTACAACCCCAAATCGTTCAATCGATATTACAATTGGTAACACATTCTAATAAAAGCACAAGTATCAGTATAGCTGAATTATCACCAAGATTTGATATTGATAATAGAACATCTCGTTTATTAGCTAATATTGCGTCTAACATCTATCACGATCAAGCAGAAGTCATACAATCACAATGGGAGTCCTAA
- a CDS encoding metal-dependent hydrolase: MTGKTHLACGIFIGSSLSLYYGEDIFTSFTIVSLCGVSSLVPDICHFKSNLGKKIFPISFIIRMIFGHRTFTHSLLFLILIYWGLKSIDSPEPYLVSILSGMLSHIVLDMITPRGVKLFYPINKSVKLPFVFKTGGVVDLSLSTSFTVVTVFIWWKDIYNLFA; encoded by the coding sequence ATGACGGGTAAAACACATCTAGCTTGCGGTATATTCATCGGGTCATCTTTAAGTCTTTATTATGGTGAGGATATTTTCACTTCTTTCACGATAGTCAGTTTGTGTGGCGTATCGAGTCTTGTACCTGATATTTGTCATTTTAAAAGTAATCTCGGAAAGAAAATATTCCCTATTAGTTTTATAATTAGAATGATATTTGGGCATAGAACGTTCACGCATTCTTTGTTATTTTTAATTCTTATATATTGGGGATTGAAGTCAATAGATTCTCCAGAACCATATTTAGTTTCAATTCTTTCTGGTATGTTATCTCATATTGTTTTAGATATGATAACACCAAGAGGAGTAAAGCTATTTTATCCTATTAATAAATCTGTTAAACTTCCTTTCGTTTTTAAAACGGGTGGAGTGGTTGATTTAAGTCTTTCAACTTCTTTTACAGTTGTTACGGTATTTATTTGGTGGAAAGATATTTATAATTTGTTTGCATAA
- a CDS encoding UTP--glucose-1-phosphate uridylyltransferase, giving the protein MLDETILKEHGQEHLLEFSKVMSTSEKEQLLCDINRLNLDEIDELYQDVYVNRSAIKVEDDVKQVDYDKTTDFSKDELQTYKALGLKAIKEGKFAVLLMAGGQGTRLGHKGPKGTFSFNNKSLFERQAEQLRHLVEETGTPIHWYIMTSDVNHKDTLAFFLENNYFNYDKAYIHFFKQEHIVSLSTDGKLILDTNKRIMRTPNGNGGVFKSLEKAKLLAEMKDNGVEYLFLNNIDNALVKVLDPEFVGYTVKHDADITTKSIQAYQDEKVGRLVSVDGKKRVLEYSELSQDDVNRLENANIGIHVFKVDFLIESASKALPYHLAIKKLKQLDEDFSTIEKETLKFELFYFDIFQYAESFATLQVDRNKEFSPLKNKEGQDSIETAEKDLENNQLL; this is encoded by the coding sequence ATGTTAGATGAAACAATATTAAAAGAGCACGGCCAAGAGCACTTGCTAGAATTTAGTAAAGTGATGAGCACGAGCGAAAAAGAACAATTACTATGTGATATTAATAGATTGAATTTAGATGAAATTGACGAGTTATATCAAGACGTTTATGTAAACAGATCTGCAATAAAAGTAGAAGACGATGTTAAACAAGTGGACTATGATAAAACAACAGATTTCAGTAAAGATGAATTACAAACGTATAAAGCATTAGGTTTGAAAGCAATTAAAGAAGGAAAGTTTGCCGTTTTACTTATGGCAGGTGGACAAGGTACAAGATTAGGTCATAAAGGTCCTAAAGGTACATTTTCATTTAACAATAAAAGTTTATTTGAAAGACAAGCAGAGCAATTACGTCATTTAGTTGAAGAAACGGGTACACCAATTCATTGGTATATTATGACGAGCGATGTTAATCATAAAGATACACTCGCATTTTTCTTAGAAAATAATTATTTTAATTATGATAAAGCGTATATTCACTTTTTCAAACAAGAACATATCGTATCATTATCTACTGATGGCAAATTAATTTTAGATACAAACAAACGTATTATGCGTACGCCGAATGGTAATGGCGGGGTATTTAAATCATTAGAAAAAGCTAAATTATTAGCTGAGATGAAAGATAATGGCGTCGAATATCTATTTTTAAATAATATTGATAATGCTTTAGTTAAAGTATTAGATCCTGAGTTTGTTGGGTATACTGTAAAACATGATGCTGATATCACAACTAAATCAATACAAGCTTACCAAGATGAAAAGGTAGGCCGTCTCGTTTCAGTTGATGGTAAAAAACGTGTTCTTGAATATTCAGAGCTATCTCAAGATGATGTTAATAGACTTGAAAATGCGAATATTGGTATCCATGTATTTAAAGTTGATTTTCTAATTGAGTCTGCTTCAAAAGCATTGCCATATCATTTAGCAATTAAAAAGTTAAAACAACTTGATGAAGATTTTAGTACTATTGAAAAAGAAACGTTAAAATTCGAATTATTCTATTTTGATATTTTCCAATATGCAGAATCATTTGCTACACTTCAAGTAGATAGAAATAAAGAATTCAGTCCACTCAAAAATAAAGAAGGTCAAGACAGTATAGAAACTGCCGAAAAAGATTTAGAAAATAATCAACTATTATAA
- a CDS encoding hemolysin III family protein, which translates to MNHINKTEVHQEKEGKVKEAFKDIIPLSFGEEVGNAVSHGIPAFLLLFFLPYAAVESYIHDGALKSTSVSVYIISIMLMFLSSAVYHSMSSRSPQKYIMRIIDHSMIYIAICGTNTPIALSLVGGWLGWVIMAVQWGITVWGIIYKSTAKNVNHKLSLAMYLIMGWMGVLMVPAIINKASLIFMLFILFGGLSYTIGAWFYAQKDKKYFHMIWHFFILIASILHFIAIMYFM; encoded by the coding sequence ATGAATCATATAAATAAAACGGAAGTTCATCAAGAGAAAGAAGGCAAAGTTAAAGAAGCATTTAAAGATATTATCCCACTTTCTTTTGGAGAAGAAGTTGGGAATGCTGTTTCACACGGTATACCGGCATTCTTACTTTTATTCTTCTTGCCATATGCAGCTGTAGAGAGTTATATCCATGATGGTGCACTGAAATCGACGAGTGTATCAGTTTATATTATTAGTATTATGCTGATGTTCCTATCTTCGGCAGTGTATCATTCTATGTCATCACGTTCACCTCAAAAATATATTATGAGGATTATAGATCATAGTATGATTTATATTGCGATTTGTGGAACGAATACACCTATTGCTTTATCATTAGTTGGCGGCTGGTTAGGTTGGGTCATCATGGCTGTTCAATGGGGTATTACAGTTTGGGGGATTATTTATAAATCTACCGCTAAAAATGTAAACCATAAATTAAGTTTAGCAATGTATCTCATTATGGGATGGATGGGCGTTCTTATGGTTCCAGCCATTATTAATAAAGCATCACTTATATTTATGTTATTCATATTATTCGGCGGATTGAGTTACACAATTGGAGCTTGGTTCTATGCTCAAAAGGATAAAAAGTATTTCCACATGATTTGGCATTTCTTCATACTTATAGCATCAATATTGCATTTCATTGCTATCATGTACTTTATGTAG
- a CDS encoding TipAS antibiotic-recognition domain-containing protein has translation MSDDRRIDPFNRKNIDKPEEKKSELKGKSQIEKKLFSVLDDMEKNGATDNKEEEVTNLHREWLTLSWPNYTEDKHLEIIEMYEADARYREYFGEARSKMLITAVKRVLT, from the coding sequence ATGTCAGATGATAGAAGAATTGATCCGTTTAATCGTAAAAATATTGATAAACCAGAAGAAAAGAAAAGTGAATTGAAGGGTAAGAGTCAAATCGAGAAGAAATTATTTTCTGTATTAGATGATATGGAGAAAAATGGTGCAACTGATAACAAAGAAGAAGAAGTGACGAATTTGCATAGAGAATGGCTTACGTTAAGTTGGCCGAATTATACGGAAGATAAGCATTTAGAAATTATAGAAATGTATGAAGCGGATGCACGGTATCGTGAATACTTTGGTGAAGCGCGTTCGAAAATGTTAATTACAGCAGTTAAACGCGTATTAACTTAA
- a CDS encoding amidohydrolase: MKKLFKNGTIYTMVKPNDYYNGVIVGQDKIEKLLTKEEVDSLDEQAFQVVDLKGGTMFPGFVETHIHVMGTGVWLSSVILNGETDIEVVKNKIKQKASELSKGEWLVAEGYDENLLNGIRLDKHDLDELCKDNPVIVKRVCRHAAIVNSKALELLDIHDNVENPDGGSFEKVNGALTGWVYDTAMEPFEEIATNEDEQSLTKHLTNAIDYLYQYGLTGAHTEDLGYYEDYKDVLNAYKSVVGDNKNQKPFKVRLLRHFSVYEQMIEEGATFVDGWIEPDAMKFYADGAFGGSTALMKEPYSNDPSGENYGLAIYTPEELDQKVKLARKHNGAIAVHMIGDKACEMVLDAIEANPVPDGLRDRLIHISTLNEALLERVAKLPVICDVQPQFITSDFPWIMEKLGEKRSRYLYPFKSMLDLNIIIGGGSDAPIEIPNPMLGVHAAVNRQSYGEHNTYFKEEAISVFDALALYTTQASKIAQTEDRTGLIHPGYEADFTVLDKNPFDIESGALATVQTTKTIVNGEIVYERE, from the coding sequence ATGAAAAAACTTTTTAAAAATGGCACGATATATACGATGGTTAAACCTAATGATTACTATAATGGTGTAATTGTCGGTCAAGATAAAATTGAAAAACTTTTAACTAAAGAAGAAGTGGATTCACTTGATGAACAAGCTTTTCAAGTTGTGGACTTAAAAGGTGGCACGATGTTTCCTGGATTTGTGGAAACGCATATTCACGTAATGGGGACTGGCGTTTGGTTGTCTTCTGTTATTTTAAATGGAGAAACAGACATAGAAGTTGTGAAAAATAAAATTAAGCAAAAGGCTAGTGAACTTTCTAAAGGGGAATGGTTAGTAGCTGAAGGATATGATGAAAATTTGCTTAACGGTATAAGATTGGATAAACATGACTTAGACGAGTTATGCAAAGATAATCCGGTAATTGTTAAACGTGTGTGTAGACATGCAGCGATCGTTAATTCAAAAGCGCTAGAATTATTAGATATTCATGACAACGTTGAAAATCCTGACGGCGGTTCTTTTGAAAAAGTAAATGGTGCTTTAACAGGTTGGGTTTATGACACTGCAATGGAACCATTTGAAGAAATCGCTACGAATGAAGATGAACAGTCTTTAACGAAACATTTAACAAATGCGATTGACTATTTATATCAATATGGATTAACAGGTGCTCATACAGAAGATTTAGGATATTACGAAGATTATAAAGATGTCCTTAATGCATATAAGTCTGTAGTAGGAGACAATAAAAATCAAAAACCGTTTAAAGTGAGATTGTTAAGACACTTTAGTGTTTATGAACAAATGATTGAAGAAGGCGCTACTTTTGTTGATGGATGGATTGAACCTGATGCGATGAAGTTCTATGCGGATGGTGCTTTTGGTGGTAGTACGGCATTGATGAAAGAACCTTATTCAAATGATCCTTCTGGTGAAAATTATGGATTAGCGATATACACGCCTGAAGAATTAGACCAAAAAGTTAAACTAGCTCGAAAGCATAATGGTGCTATTGCTGTTCATATGATTGGTGATAAAGCTTGTGAAATGGTGTTAGATGCAATAGAAGCTAACCCTGTTCCTGATGGATTAAGAGACCGTTTAATTCATATTAGTACTTTAAATGAAGCGTTATTGGAACGTGTTGCTAAATTACCGGTTATTTGCGATGTTCAACCACAATTTATTACGAGTGATTTCCCGTGGATTATGGAAAAATTAGGCGAGAAAAGATCAAGATATTTATATCCATTTAAATCAATGTTAGACTTAAATATTATTATAGGTGGCGGTTCAGATGCGCCTATTGAAATACCGAATCCTATGTTAGGAGTTCATGCAGCAGTAAACAGACAATCATATGGTGAGCATAACACTTATTTTAAGGAAGAAGCGATATCCGTATTTGATGCACTAGCACTTTATACAACTCAAGCGAGCAAAATTGCTCAAACTGAAGATAGAACTGGGTTGATTCATCCAGGGTATGAAGCGGACTTCACTGTATTAGATAAGAATCCTTTTGATATTGAAAGTGGAGCGTTAGCAACTGTTCAAACGACAAAAACGATTGTTAACGGAGAAATTGTATACGAAAGAGAGTAA
- the sdrM gene encoding multidrug efflux MFS transporter SdrM, with translation MTKNKGIILALVLIMFMSAIETSIVSIATPTMQKDFGIGTEVAFIFTVYLIAVVFMTPIVGELVKRFNIKFIVLLGISVFIIGSVFCGLSEVAHSFPLLIVSRIVQGMGAGIMMTLGQVVPKLAFPIPKRYKVMGIVGSVWGISSIVGPLLGGIILESLNWSFLFYINVPIALLAILLVIKYFNFEQETIEKTKLDYKGLFVFYGIVASFLLIVSENIPSLIRIICIFALILFAFLLYRIESRVKNPFVPVEAFNRKIVLVLFTDLIYSTMLMGYTIFMPIHLQNELGFSPLQSGLLIFPMSVGWLVVTFVLGNLDKLKLKFIYMLAFLAMFVGSFAIITGVELVTIIPFAVFVMGMSFGTVYTKDVVIVQEEAPQKHLGSMMSIYTLFKTIGSTTGSLVVASIFVVNVPFLEYGVQNIMLYIIVIAIVLTLVWFILFKEVKDKL, from the coding sequence ATGACTAAAAATAAAGGTATTATATTAGCGCTTGTACTTATTATGTTTATGAGTGCAATTGAAACATCGATTGTTTCGATAGCCACTCCGACTATGCAAAAAGACTTTGGCATAGGGACGGAAGTAGCATTTATTTTCACTGTATATTTAATTGCAGTCGTATTTATGACACCTATTGTTGGTGAATTGGTTAAACGATTTAATATAAAATTTATAGTGTTATTAGGCATTTCGGTGTTTATTATTGGTAGTGTATTTTGTGGATTAAGTGAAGTAGCGCACAGTTTCCCACTCCTTATTGTTTCAAGAATCGTACAAGGTATGGGTGCGGGTATTATGATGACGCTAGGACAAGTAGTTCCTAAATTAGCATTTCCTATACCTAAAAGATATAAAGTTATGGGAATAGTAGGTAGCGTATGGGGGATATCAAGTATCGTTGGTCCTTTATTAGGTGGTATCATATTAGAATCTTTAAATTGGAGCTTTCTATTCTACATAAATGTTCCAATTGCGTTGTTAGCTATTTTGCTAGTTATTAAATATTTTAACTTTGAACAAGAAACAATTGAAAAAACAAAACTAGATTATAAAGGGTTATTTGTATTTTACGGAATCGTAGCGAGTTTTCTACTTATAGTTTCTGAAAATATACCGTCTCTAATTAGAATCATTTGTATTTTCGCATTGATTTTGTTCGCGTTTCTTCTATATAGAATAGAGTCACGTGTTAAAAACCCGTTTGTACCAGTAGAAGCTTTTAATAGAAAAATTGTTTTAGTGCTGTTCACTGACTTGATATATTCTACAATGTTAATGGGTTATACTATATTTATGCCTATACATTTACAAAATGAATTAGGATTTTCTCCTTTACAAAGTGGGTTATTAATCTTTCCAATGTCTGTCGGTTGGTTAGTCGTTACTTTTGTATTAGGTAATTTAGATAAATTAAAACTGAAATTTATATATATGTTGGCATTTTTAGCTATGTTTGTCGGTAGCTTTGCTATTATAACGGGTGTGGAACTGGTAACGATTATTCCTTTTGCAGTATTTGTAATGGGTATGTCATTTGGTACCGTTTATACAAAAGATGTCGTAATCGTTCAAGAAGAAGCACCACAAAAACATTTAGGATCAATGATGTCGATATATACATTATTTAAAACGATTGGTAGTACAACTGGTTCTCTAGTTGTTGCTTCAATTTTTGTAGTCAACGTTCCATTTTTAGAATATGGCGTTCAAAATATTATGTTATATATTATTGTGATCGCGATTGTATTAACATTAGTTTGGTTCATCTTATTTAAAGAAGTTAAAGATAAATTATAA
- a CDS encoding SepA family multidrug efflux transporter — MNRKNNRFDIYQLLSILIIISIFTLSGAIFIVLLSFGMFGLSRILIYYGLAEFDYNKSMIDNLFYYGSYILFGYFTLIAIEFLLDRIKNKLNDNPYFKGMTFHLLTIAISTIMFYFSVHIYYSNIKIDFWVILVIITILYICTEIFYPDSKNLNR, encoded by the coding sequence ATGAATAGAAAAAATAATCGCTTTGATATATATCAACTGTTGTCAATATTGATTATCATAAGTATTTTCACATTGTCAGGTGCGATTTTCATTGTGTTGCTTTCCTTTGGTATGTTCGGATTAAGTAGAATATTAATCTATTATGGATTAGCAGAATTTGATTATAACAAAAGCATGATTGATAATTTATTTTATTATGGTAGCTACATTTTATTTGGCTATTTTACTTTAATAGCAATCGAATTTTTGTTAGACCGAATTAAAAATAAACTGAATGACAATCCATATTTCAAGGGTATGACTTTTCATTTATTAACCATTGCAATTAGCACGATTATGTTTTATTTTTCAGTACATATTTATTATTCCAATATCAAAATTGATTTTTGGGTAATTTTAGTCATTATCACAATACTTTATATTTGTACTGAAATTTTCTATCCAGATAGTAAAAATTTAAATAGATAA
- a CDS encoding MDR family MFS transporter yields the protein MDVQDISKGKRNLVVAVMLVSAFVAILNQTLLNTAIPEIMKHLDIDANQGQWLMTGFMLVNGVMIPATAFLMDKFNTKPLYLMAMLSFTIGTLVAALAPNFVILMSARVLQAMGAGVMMPLMQFVLFNLFPKEKRGFAMGMAGLVISFAPAIGPTLSGYLVDNFSWRSPFYTIIPFAVVALAFGAKYLTNISKPKDVHLDVLSLILSTVGFGALLYGFSSAGSLGFGSLTVIVSLIIGVVTITLFILRQLRMETPLLNVRVFKYKTFALTTVIGVFSMVSLIGPSLLMPMYMQDARGYSALISGLLLLPGAIITGIMSLVTGRLFDKYGAKWLAITGFTIITVTTLMLAFLSTDTSLLYLIIIYTIRMFGVSMIMMPVNTAGLNSIPNEVLSHGTAMMNTLRTIAGSIGTGILVTIMSIGAKNFNPSKEQLQTASSGNKAEILQSQAMIHGINIAFLVLTIIVFFGVVLSIFIKTENKHHNTRVPNNATQQ from the coding sequence ATGGACGTTCAGGACATTTCAAAAGGTAAACGAAATCTAGTAGTAGCAGTGATGCTAGTGAGTGCCTTTGTCGCTATTTTAAACCAAACTTTATTAAACACTGCAATACCTGAAATTATGAAACACTTAGATATAGACGCAAACCAAGGTCAATGGTTAATGACTGGTTTTATGCTAGTTAACGGGGTAATGATCCCGGCAACTGCTTTTTTAATGGATAAATTTAATACGAAACCACTTTATTTGATGGCGATGCTATCCTTTACGATAGGTACTTTGGTTGCTGCTTTAGCTCCGAACTTTGTCATCTTAATGTCTGCCAGAGTACTTCAGGCTATGGGTGCTGGCGTAATGATGCCACTTATGCAATTTGTGCTCTTCAATTTATTCCCTAAAGAAAAACGTGGATTTGCAATGGGTATGGCTGGATTAGTTATCTCATTTGCACCTGCAATAGGTCCAACTTTATCTGGTTATTTAGTAGATAATTTTAGTTGGAGAAGTCCTTTCTACACAATTATCCCATTTGCAGTAGTAGCTTTAGCATTCGGTGCTAAATACTTAACGAATATTTCTAAACCAAAAGATGTTCATTTAGATGTATTATCATTAATATTATCTACGGTCGGTTTTGGTGCGTTGTTATATGGATTTAGTAGTGCAGGGTCACTAGGATTCGGTTCATTAACAGTTATTGTTTCATTAATTATCGGTGTCGTAACGATTACCTTATTTATTTTAAGACAATTACGTATGGAAACACCTCTTTTAAATGTTAGAGTATTTAAATATAAAACATTCGCATTAACAACAGTAATCGGTGTTTTCTCTATGGTATCTTTAATAGGTCCATCTTTATTGATGCCTATGTACATGCAAGATGCAAGAGGCTATTCTGCACTTATTTCCGGGTTGTTATTACTACCTGGTGCAATCATTACAGGTATAATGTCACTTGTAACAGGTCGATTGTTTGATAAATACGGTGCGAAATGGCTCGCTATTACAGGATTTACTATAATTACAGTAACGACTTTAATGCTTGCATTTTTAAGTACCGATACTTCTTTATTATATTTAATCATTATCTATACAATAAGAATGTTCGGTGTCTCAATGATTATGATGCCTGTTAATACAGCAGGTTTAAATTCAATACCTAATGAAGTTCTTTCTCATGGTACAGCTATGATGAACACATTAAGAACGATAGCTGGTTCAATTGGTACGGGTATATTAGTAACAATTATGTCAATTGGTGCTAAAAACTTTAACCCTTCAAAAGAGCAACTACAAACAGCAAGTTCTGGTAATAAAGCTGAGATACTACAATCTCAAGCTATGATACACGGTATCAATATTGCATTTTTAGTATTAACAATTATCGTATTCTTCGGTGTTGTACTTTCAATATTTATTAAGACAGAAAATAAACATCATAATACGAGAGTTCCTAACAATGCGACACAACAATAA
- a CDS encoding P-loop NTPase yields the protein MLSVEQVKDLVGELKDPIVEVPLKETGGIVEVNIKEEKEHISVKVAIAKLGGQPQLDLQMEIVDLLKENGAKTVGIRFDELPEEALEKFKGVMEEQTIEGLLSKDNPVEFIAIASGKGGVGKSTVAVNLAVSLARQGKKVGLVDADIYGFSVPDMMGIQVKPEVEGEQIIPVESHGVKVISMAFFVEENAPVIWRGPMLGKMITSFFTEVKWGELDYLILDLPPGTGDVALDVHTMLPSSKEIIVTTPHPTAAFVAARAGAMAKHTEHTILGVIENMSYFQSKETGNKEYVFGKGGGTKLAQELQTPLLGELPLSQPEWDEDNFSPSIYGENEPLGKVYKQIAENVIDITTEE from the coding sequence TTGTTATCTGTAGAACAGGTTAAAGATCTAGTAGGAGAATTAAAAGATCCTATCGTAGAAGTACCACTTAAAGAAACAGGTGGTATTGTTGAAGTAAATATTAAAGAAGAAAAAGAACATATAAGTGTTAAAGTGGCGATTGCAAAATTAGGTGGACAGCCACAATTAGATTTACAAATGGAAATAGTAGATTTATTAAAAGAAAATGGTGCTAAAACGGTTGGCATTAGATTCGATGAACTTCCTGAAGAAGCTTTAGAAAAATTTAAAGGCGTAATGGAAGAACAAACGATCGAAGGTTTACTATCTAAAGATAATCCAGTTGAATTTATCGCTATTGCTTCTGGTAAAGGAGGCGTAGGTAAGTCGACTGTTGCTGTTAACTTAGCTGTTTCTTTAGCTAGACAAGGAAAAAAAGTAGGACTAGTAGATGCTGACATTTATGGTTTTAGTGTGCCAGATATGATGGGTATACAAGTGAAACCAGAAGTTGAAGGTGAACAAATCATTCCTGTAGAAAGCCACGGTGTGAAAGTTATATCTATGGCATTTTTTGTTGAAGAAAATGCACCAGTTATATGGAGAGGTCCTATGCTAGGGAAAATGATTACAAGTTTCTTCACTGAAGTTAAATGGGGAGAACTCGATTATTTAATCTTAGATTTACCACCAGGTACTGGAGATGTAGCATTAGATGTGCATACAATGTTACCTTCAAGTAAAGAAATTATTGTTACAACACCTCATCCAACTGCAGCTTTTGTTGCAGCTAGAGCAGGGGCTATGGCGAAACACACTGAACACACAATTTTAGGTGTTATTGAAAACATGTCTTATTTCCAAAGTAAAGAAACAGGTAATAAAGAGTATGTATTTGGAAAAGGCGGCGGAACTAAATTAGCGCAAGAACTTCAAACACCTTTATTAGGGGAGCTTCCGTTAAGCCAGCCAGAATGGGATGAAGATAATTTCTCTCCATCTATATATGGTGAGAATGAACCATTAGGTAAGGTTTATAAACAAATTGCTGAAAATGTTATTGATATAACAACTGAAGAGTAG
- a CDS encoding KinB-signaling pathway activation protein, with amino-acid sequence MTLKYLIQFYRKTLLIGVIVTYLSSLIFGYDKVTKYLFLGEVGDFIAASVWFVVVGLLVATISQLAYFIYLFINQLGIGIFGRIWPHVQIVVTIFAIFDLVYFRFLRFGGTDQIVSFIWLPIAVIIFALVTSQIKNKQSKKNLWIPSMFFMIVMTTVELIPFLRVEDTSWIYITIFGLLICNSYQLIFLPKFNKLSLEERKRKQENNKNHNKKLNK; translated from the coding sequence GTGACCTTAAAATATTTAATTCAATTTTATAGAAAGACTTTACTTATTGGTGTAATTGTTACTTATTTATCTTCGTTAATTTTCGGATATGATAAAGTTACGAAATATTTATTCTTAGGAGAAGTCGGAGATTTTATTGCTGCTTCTGTTTGGTTTGTAGTTGTTGGTCTATTAGTAGCCACAATTAGTCAGCTAGCATATTTTATATATTTATTTATAAATCAACTAGGTATAGGAATTTTCGGGAGGATTTGGCCACACGTTCAAATCGTTGTAACGATATTTGCAATATTTGATTTAGTTTATTTTAGATTTTTAAGATTTGGTGGTACAGATCAGATTGTTTCATTTATTTGGTTGCCAATTGCAGTCATTATATTTGCCCTTGTCACGAGCCAGATAAAAAATAAGCAGTCCAAGAAGAATTTATGGATTCCTTCTATGTTTTTTATGATCGTCATGACAACAGTAGAATTGATACCATTTTTAAGGGTCGAAGATACAAGTTGGATTTATATTACGATTTTTGGTTTATTAATTTGTAATTCATATCAACTTATATTCTTACCTAAATTCAACAAATTATCTCTTGAAGAAAGAAAACGTAAGCAAGAAAACAATAAGAATCATAATAAAAAGTTAAATAAATAA